A DNA window from Paenibacillus andongensis contains the following coding sequences:
- a CDS encoding methionine ABC transporter ATP-binding protein gives MIHIENLQKVYEDIPGRVPAIQQIHLHIDRGEIFGIIGHSGAGKSTLLRCVNLLERPSSGSIHIDGEEMTKLDSRQLQTKRRKIGMIFQHFNLLSSSTIAENIAFPLKLAGMGHGAIQARIKELLDLVGLQEHAHKYPSQLSGGQKQRVGIARALANHPDILLCDEATSALDPQTTNAILALLLDINRKLGITILLITHEMQVIRAICDRVAVMEKGLIVETGKVLDVFLKPQHAVTKEFVGQVSDFAQSSDPDPVVNQGEKHGTVIRITYIGAKTYEPILFETVKSTNVSFAILQGTISSMKSVPYGQLVVELTGGHQEEIDSVIAKLEQEGIDVEVLNA, from the coding sequence CTGATTCATATCGAAAATTTACAAAAAGTATATGAGGATATACCGGGACGCGTACCGGCCATCCAGCAGATCCATTTACATATCGATCGCGGAGAAATATTCGGCATCATCGGACACTCCGGTGCAGGAAAGAGTACATTACTGCGTTGTGTAAATCTACTGGAGCGACCATCCTCTGGCAGCATTCACATTGATGGGGAAGAAATGACAAAGTTGGATTCTCGCCAGCTGCAAACGAAACGCCGCAAAATCGGGATGATTTTCCAACATTTTAATCTCCTCTCTTCATCGACCATTGCCGAAAATATTGCCTTTCCTCTGAAATTGGCTGGGATGGGGCATGGGGCGATTCAAGCGCGAATTAAGGAGCTGCTCGATTTAGTCGGTCTTCAGGAACACGCGCATAAGTATCCAAGCCAGCTCTCAGGCGGACAGAAGCAGCGTGTCGGTATTGCAAGAGCTTTGGCCAATCATCCGGATATTCTGCTCTGCGACGAAGCGACCTCAGCGCTTGATCCTCAGACAACGAATGCCATTCTTGCGCTGCTTCTCGATATCAATCGAAAGCTTGGCATTACGATCCTGCTCATCACACATGAGATGCAGGTCATTCGTGCGATCTGCGACCGTGTTGCTGTGATGGAGAAAGGCTTGATCGTTGAAACCGGGAAAGTGCTCGATGTATTCCTGAAGCCTCAGCATGCGGTTACGAAGGAGTTCGTTGGACAAGTTTCTGATTTCGCACAAAGTTCAGATCCGGATCCGGTGGTGAACCAGGGAGAAAAGCATGGTACGGTGATTCGGATTACCTACATCGGTGCCAAAACATATGAGCCGATCTTGTTCGAAACCGTCAAGTCGACGAATGTGTCCTTTGCCATCCTTCAGGGGACTATTTCTTCCATGAAAAGTGTACCCTACGGTCAATTGGTTGTGGAATTAACAGGCGGACACCAAGAAGAAATCGATTCTGTGATTGCCAAACTTGAGCAAGAAGGAATCGACGTGGAGGTGCTCAACGCATGA